CATATCCGGCCTACAACTAGGTGAAAAATTAAAAAATAATAACTCTAACTTGGACATCATCATCGTAACCGCATATCAAAATTTCGATTATGCAAAACAATCTATTCGTCTAGGAGTTATTGACTACATAACAAAGCCAATTATAGAAAAAGAACTCATTGATGTATTACAAAAGTACAAAGGAGTTTCCAATACTCCTTCCTACTCACGTATTATTCAAGATACATTAGACATCATCCATGAAACTTTTCATGACAAACTACACTTGGCAGACATCGCAGCTAAAGTACATACAAATCCGACTTATTTAAGCCGACGGTTCCATGAAGAAGTAGGTATTTCATTTTCCGGATATATCATGCAATATCGGATTGAAATGTCACAGAAATATTTAACGGAGCACCCTCATTGGTGTATCTCTCAAATCTCTGAACGATCTGGTTTTAATAGTCAGCATTATTTCAGTACTGTTTTTCGTAAAATGACCGGAATGACTCCGAAAGAATATAGAGGCGAGGGATAAATTG
This genomic interval from Bacillus cereus contains the following:
- a CDS encoding response regulator transcription factor codes for the protein MNVLLVDDEPLELEQLEFLIHRQFPNWTLHLALDADAALSINEKFSIHLALLDIHLPGISGLQLGEKLKNNNSNLDIIIVTAYQNFDYAKQSIRLGVIDYITKPIIEKELIDVLQKYKGVSNTPSYSRIIQDTLDIIHETFHDKLHLADIAAKVHTNPTYLSRRFHEEVGISFSGYIMQYRIEMSQKYLTEHPHWCISQISERSGFNSQHYFSTVFRKMTGMTPKEYRGEG